A stretch of DNA from Granulicella pectinivorans:
CCATGGGCGCGATGTGGCGGTGATGCGGGCGAAGTTCAACGATGCCGTGGTGGTGCTGGGGTCGGCTACGCCTTCGCTGGAGAGCTGGGCGAATGCGGAGCGGGGTCGGTATGCGCGGGTGGAGATGCTGAATCGGGTGGCAGACCGGCCGCTGCCTGCGGTGGAGCTGGTGGACATGCGGGCGGAGTTTCAGGCGGTGGGGAAGGAAGAGGTGTTTTCGCGGAAGCTGCTGGAGGAGACGCAGGCTACGCTGGACCGCGGGGAGCAGGCGATTATTCTGCTGAACCGGCGCGGTTACTCGTTTGTGGTGATGTGCCGGAGCTGTGGGGAGAAGATCGAGTGTGAGAACTGCGCGATCTCGATGACGTACCACAAGCCGGTGGAGGGCTCGGACGGCCGAGCACAGACAGGGCAGAGGCTGGAGTGTCACTACTGCGGGTTTCGGCGGAGTGTGCCGAAGGTGTGTCCGAAGTGTGAGAGTGAGCATTTGTACTACATGGGGGCCGGGTCGCAGCAGGGGGAGGAGAGGTTGCAGGAGCTGTTTCCGGGGGCTCGGATCGGGAGGATGGATCGGGATACGGTGCGGGGGCGCAGCGACATGGAACGGCTGCTGACGAGGCTGCACGCGGGGGAGATCAACCTGCTGGTGGGGACGCAGATGATCGCCAAGGGGCATGACATCCATGGGGTGACGCTGGTTGGGGTCGTCGGTGCGGACTTTGCCTTGGGTCTACCGGACTTTCGTGCGGCAGAGAGGGTGTTTCAGTTGCTGACGCAGGTTTCGGGCAGGGCGGGCCGGGGGGATCTGCCGGGGAAGGTGGTGGTGCAGACATATCATCCGGACCACTATGCGATTCAGTTTGCGGCCAAGCACGACTATCCGTCGTTTGTGGCGAAGGAGATGAACTACCGGCGGTGGATGCACTATCCGCCGTATGCGGTGCTGGCGAATGTGGTGATCCAGAGCGACAAGCTGGAGGAGGCGACGGGGTGGTCGACGGCGCTGGGGCGTTGGTTTGAGAAGACGACGCTGAAGAACGTACGGGTGCTGGGGCCGGCGGCGGCTCCGATTGTGCGGCTGAAGAGGATCTACCGGTACCACTTTGTGCTGAAGGCGGAGAAGAGGCAGGTGCTGGGGGAGACGCTACGGGCGATGCTCCAGTTCGCGGAAGAGAAGGGGATTCCGCGGAAGGGGCTGGTGGTGGATGTGGATGCGGTGCATTTGATGTGAGTGGAACCAGGCTGGATCTCGTCCCCGCACGCAAAGCAAGGCGTAGCCAGGACAAAAGGATCAAAGGCGGATAAGGACAAGCACACGCTCATCCTTATCCGCCTTTGTTACGCTTTCTTCCGATGTCGTTGGTTCTGTGCTGCATTGAAAGGCCATCTGCCCGCACGCAACGGCTTGAAACGCCAGGAGTGGATGCAGACATCAGGCAGTCCAGACCTGCACATATCGCAGGTCTGAACGCCAAGCGTGTCTTGGAACTTAGTCGAGGAGGTGGAGATCCTTGCCGGGCTTGAAGCGTACGGCCTTACCGGGGATGATGCTGACTTCCGCGCCGGTGCGGGGGTTGCGGCCGATGCCAGTTTTGCGGGGCTTTACGGTGAAGACTCCGAAGCCGCGGAGCTCGATGCGGTCACCGGCGACCATGCTCTTCTTCATGCAATCGAAGATCGCGTCCACGGCGGATTCTGCCTTGGTGCGAGGAAGACCAGTGCGCTCTACGACTCGGAGGACGAGATCCTGTTTAATCACGCGATCGACCTTCTTTTTCATGGCCCTGGAGTGATGCGGCCTGGGATTTGAGGGATATGAAGCCTTCCTCAACTTTGATGGTAGGAACTCCCGATTCGATTGTCAATGCGAGGCCGTGACATACTATCGAGGCGTGGCCTGCGGGTGTGGCCGCAGACGACTTGGAGGAAAAGGCAAAGAGATGGCAATCAAGAGCGACCGCTGGATTCGGGAACAAGCCCTGGAGCATGGAATGATCGCACCGTTCAGCGAGAAGCAGGTCCGTGAGGGAGTCATCTCTTACGGTTTGTCCTCCTACGGGTACGACCTGCGGGTTTCCGACGAATTCAAGATTTTTACGAATGTGAACAGCGCGATCATCGATCCCAAAGCGTTTGACGAGAGATCGTTTGTGACGGTTACGGCGGATACGATCATTGTTCCGCCCAACTCGTTTGCGCTGGCGCGGTCGATCGAATACTTCAAGATTCCGCGGGATGTGCTGACGATCTGCGTGGGGAAATCGACCTATGCGCGGTGCGGCATCATTGTGAATGTGACGCCATTCGAGCCCGAGTGGGAGGGGTTCGTGACACTGGAGATCTCGAACACCACACCGCTGCCGGCGCGGATCTATGCGAATGAGGGGCTTTGCCAGATTCTCTTCTTCCAATCCGATGAGGTTTGCGAGGTGAGTTACGCGGACCGCAAGGGCAAGTATCAAAATCAGCAGGGAATCGTTCTTCCGAAGCTCTAGATCGCTCTCAAAGAGCGGGAAGCAAACGTGACGGGCCATGTCGAACATGCAGGACCAGGGTCTGATCCGAAATGCCAGAAGATGAAACACTGACGCCGGGGAACACCGGCGCTCCGAAAGAGGATGTTGCTGGGGAGGCTGCGCACCAAGCGGCAGTATCCTTGCGTGTGGGCATGGTTGCGACCGATCCCCTGCGGATCGCGGGGATGCAGTCGATTCTGGAAAGCGGTCCCACGGGGGTGGGGCCGTTCGCAGAGATCGTTCCGTTGTCGATTCCGGGCATTCTGAACGATGGCGGTCTGCGGATCGTGATGGTGGACGCGAGCTGCACCGAGCACCTGTTTGAGTTGCTGGAGACCTTTCGGCGGGTTCGA
This window harbors:
- the dcd gene encoding dCTP deaminase, with the protein product MAIKSDRWIREQALEHGMIAPFSEKQVREGVISYGLSSYGYDLRVSDEFKIFTNVNSAIIDPKAFDERSFVTVTADTIIVPPNSFALARSIEYFKIPRDVLTICVGKSTYARCGIIVNVTPFEPEWEGFVTLEISNTTPLPARIYANEGLCQILFFQSDEVCEVSYADRKGKYQNQQGIVLPKL
- a CDS encoding HU family DNA-binding protein, with protein sequence MKKKVDRVIKQDLVLRVVERTGLPRTKAESAVDAIFDCMKKSMVAGDRIELRGFGVFTVKPRKTGIGRNPRTGAEVSIIPGKAVRFKPGKDLHLLD